In Trichoderma atroviride chromosome 2, complete sequence, one DNA window encodes the following:
- a CDS encoding uncharacterized protein (EggNog:ENOG41): MQPGQTWDDLPQELVMDLAQLTKANSIEGNKKDNITVIYTPWANLKKDGSMDVGQVSFHDQRKVKRILVPNRENPIVNRLNKTKVEKKPDLKAEKDDMLKQLRAKDQAAQQIKRKEEQRQAQEWKEKKWQKDHAYDEMFTEENMAASSNQDRAADWEDDFM, encoded by the exons ATGCAGCCTGGCCAGACTTGGGATGACTTGCCCCAGGAGTTGGTCATGGACCTGGCACAGCTCACAAAGGCAAACTCAATAGAAG gaaataaaaaggacAACATCACCGTCATCTACACCCCTTGGGCCAATCTCAAAAAGGATGGAAGCATGGACGTCGGCCAAGTCAGCTTCCACGATCAGAGAAAA GTCAAGCGCATCCTAGTTCCCAATCGCGAGAACCCCATCGTCAACCGCCTCAACAAGACCAAagtcgagaagaagcccgaCCTCAAGGCCGAAAAGGACGACATGCTCAAGCAGCTACGAGCCAAGGATCAGGCAGCACAGCAAATCAAG agaaaagaagaacagcGGCAGGCTCAGGagtggaaagagaagaagtggCAGAAAGACCACGCGTACGACGAGATGTTTACCGAAGAGAATATGGCCGCGTCGAGCAACCAAGATCGGGCGGCGGATTGGGAAGACGATTTTATGTAG
- a CDS encoding uncharacterized protein (EggNog:ENOG41), translated as MPSLIQSIRLRASCPPMARFEKLSAGLQRDPQRAPGSWTGLPRLLGYFEDLENSRLGLVYLFPPSFNTLASNRVSQNPQYSLPTLSDLLARGDSEPPLEAKFRFAYNLANTVFDMHARGITHGNISDANILFSKSTAPGNSDGTGHVDIRRPVLSSFDVFTEESSITNSIWQHPLDPRAAQTSPLPKSTDERVLEVYSLAMVLLSIGLWTKLETLAPNAAPTTVPESALDTLAIRCGTLYMKAVQACWKAVDDELSGEVKGESLLSGVQMRVTRFLEACCILDGVSGFEERLGHEPSLMEAAPLPTIGPSKDSKGSKDKKGMPVPAAPTKKPPPPPVPTYTQNKGIEAHEPEIKESKPEAKVRLYPHVPLPPDVVDKWNSILMPQINIALKSFYRKHPESVEISLESVGPSPHQTRPTVLVVCASVGKVRAILKKKLGELFDDSTGFGLKVCRGSVIRSRRQGSIMRSMARGSRSSGHQSGHDSDDEHVEAVNPEYQEKPNNGASIGAWIGDRHLPPVSFGGLVIVDEKTYGMTVHHMLDDPERDFAFPDTTRSSAVPGREWQPESTFGSFDGDDYSYELSDTESEPYSETDLTSDYDDEEEDEDEEYSEPGDIPGIEPGCGDGYIVTQPALDDVEEGFYPYAETEDEDHLDTFSLGEVYASSGIRRKEANGLIHEVDWALFEFSDGRLPEDNSIPKISDDGNQRSRLLGKKAQSNQPMLRPTTVAPWSALPGLEVQCVARTSGSQTGQILPALTSVKIYGRQSPSHTYQIASVLSAATGQDTKPSYPLGIPGDSGAWIVDRQHGQLCGHVLAWSQRKRVAYICPMDVLLLDIAQTLEASEVRLPGGEPVVMISDPEKHGSLQREEEDGEEAFDEENDEDEELDMPPLLVGQPSSPKRIASPAASSSPIRLEVPSEMQSITRKMDSIKIGNRRVDVNV; from the exons ATGCCGAGTTTGATCCAATCTATTCGACTACGGGCATCATGCCCCCCTATGGCCCGCTTCGAGAAGCTCTCTGCTGGCCTTCAGCGAGATCCCCAGAGAGCCCCTGGCTCTTGGACCGGCCTGCCTCGCTTGCTCGGCTACTTTGAAGATCTCGAAAATTCTCGGCTGGGCTTAGTCTATCTCTTCCCGCCTTCCTTCAACACGTTGGCTTCCAACCGTGTGAGCCAAAACCCTCAGTACAGTCTGCCTACTCTGAGTGACCTCCTTGCTCGTGGCGACTCGGAACCTCCGTTAGAGGCAAAGTTCCGCTTTGCATATAACCTCGCAAATACGGTGTTTGATATGCACGCTAGAGGCATCACCCACGGTAATATCTCCGATGCCAACATCTTGTTTAGCAAAAGCACAGCGCCAGGGAATAGCGACGGCACAGGACATGTTGATATTCGCCGACCTGTGTTGTCGTCTTTCGACGTCTTCACTGAAGAATCTTCAATTACGAATTCGATATGGCAGCACCCCCTCGATCCTCGAGCCGCGCAGACGTCACCTCTCCCAAAGTCCACTGATGAGAGAGTGTTGGAAGTATATTCCCTAGCAATGGTACTCCTATCTATTGGACTGTGGACAAAGTTGGAGACTCTTGCACCAAACGCAGCGCCCACAACTGTTCCAGAATCTGCCTTGGATACACTGGCTATTAGATGCGGTACATTGTACATGAAAGCTGTCCAAGCCTGTTGGAAAGCTGTCGACGATGAGCTTTCAGGCGAGGTCAAGGGTGAATCTCTGCTTTCTGGCGTGCAGATGCGCGTTACGCGGTTCTTGGAGGCCTGTTGCATCTTGGATGGTGTCAGTGGATTCGAGGAAAGGCTGGGCCATGAGCCATCCCTTATGGAAGCTGCGCCATTGCCCACAATAGGGCCTTCGAAAGACTCCAAAGGttccaaagacaaaaagggAATGCCAGTCCCTGCGGCGCCTACTAAGAaacctcctccgccaccagTGCCAACATACACCCAAAACAAAGGCATTGAGGCCCATG AGCCCGAAATCAAAGAAAGCAAACCGGAAGCAAAGGTCCGATTATATCCTCATGTACCACTACCACCGGACGTTGTGGACAAATGGAATTCCATCCTCATGCCTCAGATCAACATTGCTCTAAAGTCATTCTATCGCAAGCACCCCGAGTCAGTAGAAATATCTCTCGAGTCTGTGGGGCCTAGCCCTCACCAGACTAGGCCTACTGTATTGGTGGTCTGCGCATCTGTTGGCAAAGTCCgtgccatcttgaagaagaagctgggtGAGCTGTTTGACGATTCCACTGGCTTTGGTCTTAAAGTATGCCGTGGGAGCGTCATCAGATCGCGACGACAAGGATCAATCATGAGGTCCATGGCGCGAGGAAGTAGATCTAGCGGACATCAATCGGGCCACGATAGCGATGACGAACATGTCGAGGCTGTCAATCCTGAATACCAGGAAAAGCCCAATAATGGCGCAAGCATTGGGGCCTGGATTGGAGACCGACACTTGCCTCCGGTGAGCTTTGGCGGTCTTGTCATTGTTGACGAAAAGACGTATGGCATGACTGTGCACCACATGCTCGACGACCCGGAACGCGATTTTGCATTTCCCGATACCACGCGTAGCAGCGCTGTTCCAGGACGCGAGTGGCAGCCTGAGTCGACGTTTGGTAGCTTCGATGGCGATGATTACTCTTATGAGCTGTCCGACACAGAATCAGAGCCTTATTCCGAAACAGACCTCACTAGCGACTacgacgatgaggaggaggacgaagacgaagagtaTAGTGAACCTGGTGATATTCCAGGCATAGAGCCCGGGTGTGGTGATGGCTACATCGTCACCCAGCCTGCCCTAGATGACGTGGAAGAAGGCTTCTATCCTTATGCTGagactgaagatgaagaccaTCTCGATACTTTCAGTCTTGGAGAAGTGTATGCTTCTAGTGGTATTCGTCGTAAGGAAGCCAATGGCTTGATTCATGAAGTTGATTGGGCCCTTTTCGAATTCTCAGACGGGCGTTTGCCTGAGGACAATTCGATCCCCAAGATATCGGATGATGGAAACCAAAGGTCCCGCTTGCTCGGAAAGAAAGCCCAGAGCAATCAGCCGATGCTTCGGCCAACCACGGTGGCGCCGTGGTCAGCTCTTCCCGGCCTGGAGGTACAATGCGTTGCACGAACCAGTGGCTCACAGACTGGGCAAATCCTACCAGCCTTGACAAGCGTCAAAATTTATGGACGTCAGTCTCCGAGTCACACATATCAAATCGCCAGCGTTTTATCTGCTGCCACAGGACAAGACACGAAGCCTTCCTATCCTCTTGGAATACCAGGAGACAGTGGTGCCTGGATTGTCGATCGGCAGCACGGGCAGCTCTGCGGGCATGTGTTGGCCTGGAGTCAACGCAAGCGCGTGGCTTACATTTGCCCCATGGACGTCTTGCTCCTCGACATTGCGCAAACTCTGGAAGCATCCGAGGTGCGACTGCCAGGCGGCGAGCCTGTTGTGATGATTAGCGATCCCGAAAAACATGGCAGTTTGCAGcgcgaggaagaggacggagaagaggcctttgacgaagagaatgatgaggatgaagagttGGATATGCCTCCGCTTCTTGTCGGCCAGCCATCGAGCCCAAAGAGAATTGCATCACCGGCCGCCTCATCAAGTCCGATCAGGCTAGAAGTTCCGTCTGAGATGCAAAGTATCACTAGGAAGATGGATAGTATCAAGATTGGCAATCGGAGGGTTGACGTAAACGTGTAA
- a CDS encoding uncharacterized protein (EggNog:ENOG41), translated as MESILPMGGFQLPFQRRLSRLYNDTKKSSDFVKEPAQHEDDPEIKALYRKLRIQKDRFVSWGLEWSDPNQSAEIDESLSKAGLSEVVGSIMSTIKDILAEAEPLWLSYKRVVEGVRPSPDRKAPLVQWDKGRFEGLIHDLTASIDTLYDLSRMRSSDTLNSPVTKSTSKASASEGDFRPFESTRMQTPQQIDPKSLTHLQPLQDGLSTVSASRRHVVYMSKTAYSELTTQGATRQPWAPPSP; from the coding sequence ATGGAGTCCATCTTGCCGATGGGTGGTTTTCAGCTGCccttccagcgccgcctGAGTCGTCTTTACAACGACACCAAAAAGTCCAGCGATTTTGTCAAGGAACCTGCTCAACATGAAGATGACCCCGAGATCAAGGCGCTATATCGCAAATTGCGCATCCAAAAGGATCGCTTTGTCAGCTGGGGACTGGAATGGTCTGATCCAAACCAGTCTGCTGAAATCGATGAGTCTCTTTCCAAGGCCGGCCTGAGCGAGGTCGtcggcagcatcatgtcCACCATCAAGGATATCCTCGCCGAAGCAGAGCCTCTATGGTTGAGTTATAAGCGAGTCGTTGAGGGAGTTCGGCCATCACCTGATCGTAAAGCACCGCTTGTCCAATGGGATAAAGGGCGATTTGAGGGTCTAATTCATGACCTCACTGCCTCCATCGATACCCTCTACGACTTATCGCGTATGCGCTCATCTGATACTCTGAACTCGCCGGTAACAAAGTCGACGTCCAAGGCCTCTGCTTCAGAAGGGGATTTTCGACCATTTGAATCAACGCGGATGCAGACTCCTCAGCAGATTGACCCCAAGAGCTTGACACACTTGCAACCTTTGCAAGATGGGTTGAGCACAGTATCAGCATCTCGGCGACATGTTGTCTACATGAGCAAGACAGCTTACTCTGAACTCACAACCCAGGGTGCTACTAGACAACCTTGGgcccccccttctccttGA